A window from Amblyomma americanum isolate KBUSLIRL-KWMA chromosome 7, ASM5285725v1, whole genome shotgun sequence encodes these proteins:
- the LOC144099106 gene encoding uncharacterized protein LOC144099106 produces MKSLLVLFVIEASFFAGGIARRPPGGYGGADELLNQISGPTTPAPADYGDVRDYTTGDLPAPHAGGHGAFPNGGGGYGPGQQDGGDGFGHTPTNGHAGHGLDTQAPHHAGGPHHTGAPHHTGATHFTGVPHHTGGPHHTGAPHHAGDLQQTGGPHHTGVPHHTGGPHHTGEPHHTGAPHHTGLTHHTGGPLQGGDLVHTGGPHHTGGTTHHTGTPHHTTGPHHGTGPNLGGAPHHATPGPYGHTGGPDFTGTTAFPGSGHTGHVPTTGDGAHTGDRFEPFKATGTPSGHGAHVGHGVHGDHAGHHGRPGPAYTPAHGGTTGPALGGGAGRDTTFEPFKTTGPGSEDYQGPQTGPGGPGFDGAGVTGGPADTPTHGGPGVTAPHGFPGHSHTGAAGGPGGVTGVPAGGQFPSTDAPVFGLPKISTQPPAGPDGFAHGGPQAGQDVGGGPHDDGQYHGDDGQSWPAIRGTPGQDYPVYNSIPSTGFSCKNQEYAGYYGDMDAQCQVFHICQEDGRHDAFLCPNGTVFNQRFFVCDWWYNYECDETPSLYHLNSQLYVVPEGAGPAGGVPGGVYGAAEPQHGAPGVAPGVTPGQFGPPSTVGYPATTPTGSFTGAPGATHTGPDHHAPGHIGPAHHGPGLTAPAHHGPGHTAPAHHGPGHTGPAHDGLATHGGLGHTGPADGGFTDGGFTDGAPGYGTTAHAPGHTGPTHGGPGVTGVTHGAPHTGPTHGGPGFGGPATHTGPAHTTLGGPGHDGPAHGGPTHGALDHAGPGLPHGGPHHEGPHHGGPHHGGTTGPAHDGLTHGGPHHGGATGPAHDGFTHGGPHHGGTTGPAHGGPTHGVPHHGGTTGPAHGGQAHGADLTEGDEDDYGDAGRPGYGGGGHRGGKISAGFGTTAADYASGGDDYATGGGRPTTAGGPVHGGHTAAPELPSPHHNGNGANGNGGADSGQLKYPSYY; encoded by the exons CGGCCGCCTGGCGGTTACGGCGGAGCTGACGAGCTTCTCAACCAAATTTCCGGGCCGACCACACCGGCTCCTGCTGACTACGGCGATGTGCGCGATTATACAACCGGTGACCTCCCAGCGCCCCACGCCGGAGGGCACGGTGCCTTCCCGAATGGCGGCGGTGGCTACGGCCCTGGCCAGCAAGACGGAGGAGACGGCTTCGGACACACTCCCACCAACGGCCATGCTGGGCACGGCCTTGACACCCAGGCGCCTCATCACGCTGGAGGTCCCCACCACACTGGCGCTCCTCATCACACGGGGGCCACTCATTTCACCGGCGTGCCTCATCACACTGGGGGACCTCACCACACTGGAGCACCTCACCACGCGGGAGACCTTCAGCAGACCGGAGGTCCTCACCACACTGGAGTGCCCCACCATACCGGAGGGCCTCACCACACAGGAGAGCCTCACCATACCGGAGCACCTCATCATACGGGACTAACTCACCACACCGGAGGGCCTCTCCAGGGCGGAGACCTTGTGCACACTGGAGGTCCCCACCACACCGGAGGAACGACGCACCACACGGGCACTCCCCATCACACGACCGGCCCTCACCACGGAACGGGACCTAACCTCGGCGGTGCACCACACCACGCAACTCCCGGACCGTACGGACACACTGGCGGCCCAGATTTCACAGGAACGACCGCATTTCCTGGTAGCGGCCACACTGGTCACGTGCCTACAACGGGAGATGGCGCTCACACTGGAGATCGCTTCGAACCGTTCAAGGCCACCGGAACTCCATCCGGTCACGGAGCTCACGTGGGCCACGGTGTTCACGGAGACCACGCCGGCCACCATGGGAGACCCGGTCCCGCCTACACTCCAGCTCACGGCGGCACCACAGGACCTGCTCTCGGTGGTGGCGCTGGACGGGATACGACTTTCGAACCCTTCAAGACGACTGGACCCGGCTCGGAAGACTACCAAGGACCACAGACCGGACCTGGCGGACCCGGTTTTGATGGAGCTGGAGTCACGGGCGGGCCTGCCGACACACCGACCCATGGAGGACCGGGCGTAACTGCACCGCACGGCTTCCCTGGCCATTCCCACACTGGAGCAGCTGGTGGACCTGGCGGCGTCACGGGAGTTCCTGCCGGCGGCCAGTTCCCATCCACGGATGCCCCTGTCTTTGGCCTGCCGAAAATTTCGACTCAACCTCCGGCAGGCCCTGACGGCTTCGCACACGGTGGTCCACAAGCCGGTCAAGACGTTGGCGGTGGTCCACACGACGATGGACAGTACCACGGAGACGATGGCCAGTCGTGGCCAGCTATCAGAGGTACGCCCGGACAAGACTATCCTGTCTACAACTCCATTCCAAGCACTGGATTCAGCTGCAAGAATCAGGAATATGCTGGCTACTATGGTGACATGGACGCACAGTGCCAA GTCTTCCACATCTGCCAAGAAGACGGCCGACACGACGCGTTCCTCTGCCCCAACGGCACTGTCTTTAACCAGAGGTTCTTCGTTTGCGACTGGTGGTACAACTACGAGTGCGACGAGACACCCTCGCTGTACCACCTCAACTCTCAGCTCTACGTGGTGCCAGAAGGCGCCGGCCCTGCAGGTGGCGTGCCAGGTGGAGTCTACGGCGCAGCGGAGCCGCAGCACGGTGCACCCGGAGTGGCCCCCGGTGTGACTCCCGGACAATTTGGCCCGCCCTCGACCGTTGGATACCCTGCGACCACCCCTACCGGCTCATTCACTGGAGCTCCCGGTGCTACCCACACTGGCCCGGATCACCACGCTCCTGGGCATATCGGACCTGCTCACCATGGTCCTGGACTCACCGCGCCTGCTCACCACGGCCCCGGGCATACCGCACCCGCCCACCATGGCCCCGGGCACACCGGACCCGCCCACGACGGACTAGCCACGCACGGTGGTCTCGGTCACACTGGTCCGGCTGATGGTGGCTTCACTGACGGTGGATTCACTGACGGAGCTCCCGGTTACGGCACCACAGCCCACGCACCTGGCCACACAGGTCCCACTCACGGAGGCCCCGGTGTGACTGGCGTTACTCACGGTGCCCCGCACACTGGTCCCACGCACGGCGGTCCTGGATTTGGCGGCCCCGCGACGCACACCGGTCCGGCGCACACTACACTCGGAGGACCAGGTCACGACGGTCCAGCTCACGGAGGTCCGACACATGGCGCCCTCGATCATGCAGGGCCCGGGCTCCCTCACGGTGGCCCACACCATGAAGGCCCGCATCACGGAGGACCACACCACGGCGGAACCACAGGTCCTGCTCACGACGGCCTGACTCACGGAGGCCCACACCACGGTGGAGCCACGGGACCTGCCCACGATGGTTTCACACACGGTGGACCACACCACGGCGGCACCACTGGACCTGCCCATGGCGGCCCAACTCACGGAGTACCACACCACGGCGGCACCACAGGCCCTGCTCACGGAGGCCAAGCACACGGCGCCGACTTGACGGAAGGTGACGAAGACGACTATGGCGATGCTGGCAGGCCCGGCTACGGCGGTGGAGGTCACCGGGGCGGCAAGATCAGCGCGGGCTTTGGCACCACGGCAGCCGACTACGCGTCGGGCGGCGACGACTACGCGACAGGAGGCGGAAGGCCAACAACCGCCGGCGGTCCGGTCCACGGTGGCCACACAGCCGCACCCGAGCTCCCGTCCCCGCACCACAATGGAAACGGCGCGAACGGAAACGGCGGAGCGGACAGCGGTCAGCTCAAATACCCTAGCTACTACTGA